A region of Pyxidicoccus parkwaysis DNA encodes the following proteins:
- a CDS encoding OmpA family protein: MVCWKRGWKALVGATALVAVGCASGPPPKELLDARTAYQELSTSPQGRERPEDVAEAHDALLQAEREYDSSKDSPRTRSLAYIALRKAETAEARGNAELAARQRAEAQASLAKTQAMQQQRAQSELDAARQQLAQAEQERQQALAQQQRAAQMAQSQQAEAQRLRQEALQRQQEAEQLKAQAEQRQAEAQQHQQEEQSRMQAEQQRLTQQNQELQQRTAQLEQERQARQQAEQQAAQERQARVEAERNAAAALTKLQQTEKGLKVREEARGLVVTLSGSVLFASGAVDLLPSARDRLNEVADVLMETKAPLLIEGHTDSQGSDAYNEDLSYRRAESVREFLTARGVPPERINIRGYGEYRPVASNKTPEGRANNRRVEIIIEHPQAVGGSGAQQGTGGAGSQQPSQMQPSQQGAGSQSSQGGQEQQPQQGMGGAGSQQPTQQGTGSQSGQVQQPQQGMGGTGSQPSQGTGGAGAQQGTSGEQQQYPGGSGLPQATPPERGTTGDGTGGSGQDVGTSHSAPPAQPSDQSSGDVEGQGGSGSLDTNVQEGATPPQPGAQPKNSDTQPPR, encoded by the coding sequence ATGGTGTGTTGGAAGCGTGGATGGAAGGCCCTCGTCGGGGCCACGGCCTTGGTCGCGGTGGGCTGCGCGTCGGGACCGCCACCGAAGGAACTGCTGGACGCGCGCACCGCGTACCAGGAGCTGTCCACCAGCCCTCAGGGGCGTGAGCGCCCGGAGGACGTGGCCGAGGCCCATGACGCCCTGCTGCAAGCCGAGCGCGAGTACGACAGCAGCAAGGACTCGCCGCGCACGCGCTCGCTCGCGTACATCGCGTTGCGCAAGGCGGAGACGGCGGAGGCTCGGGGCAACGCGGAGCTCGCCGCGCGCCAGCGGGCCGAGGCGCAGGCGTCGCTCGCCAAGACGCAGGCGATGCAGCAGCAGCGCGCCCAGTCCGAGCTGGACGCGGCAAGGCAGCAGCTCGCCCAGGCGGAGCAGGAGCGGCAGCAGGCGCTCGCGCAGCAGCAGCGGGCCGCGCAGATGGCGCAGTCGCAGCAGGCGGAGGCGCAGCGCCTGCGACAGGAAGCGCTGCAGCGCCAGCAGGAGGCGGAGCAGCTGAAGGCCCAGGCCGAGCAGCGGCAGGCGGAGGCCCAGCAACACCAGCAGGAGGAGCAGAGTCGCATGCAGGCCGAACAGCAGCGGCTGACGCAGCAGAACCAGGAGCTCCAGCAGCGCACGGCGCAGCTCGAGCAGGAGCGTCAGGCACGGCAGCAGGCCGAGCAGCAGGCGGCGCAGGAGCGCCAGGCGCGCGTGGAAGCCGAGCGCAATGCCGCCGCGGCGTTGACGAAGCTGCAGCAGACGGAGAAGGGCCTGAAGGTACGCGAGGAGGCGCGCGGCCTCGTGGTGACGCTCTCCGGCAGCGTGCTCTTCGCGTCGGGCGCGGTGGACCTGTTGCCTTCGGCGCGGGACCGGTTGAACGAAGTGGCGGACGTGCTGATGGAGACGAAGGCCCCGCTGCTCATCGAGGGGCACACGGATTCGCAGGGCTCGGACGCGTACAACGAGGACCTGTCCTACCGCCGTGCCGAGAGCGTGCGTGAGTTCCTGACGGCGCGCGGCGTGCCGCCGGAGCGCATCAACATCCGCGGCTACGGCGAGTACCGGCCCGTGGCGTCCAACAAGACGCCCGAGGGCCGGGCCAACAACCGCCGCGTGGAAATCATCATCGAGCACCCGCAGGCCGTGGGCGGCAGTGGGGCACAGCAGGGCACGGGCGGCGCGGGCTCGCAGCAGCCTTCGCAGATGCAGCCGTCGCAGCAGGGCGCGGGCTCGCAGTCCTCGCAGGGTGGACAGGAGCAACAGCCGCAGCAGGGCATGGGCGGCGCGGGTTCGCAGCAGCCGACGCAGCAGGGCACGGGCTCACAGAGCGGCCAGGTGCAACAGCCACAGCAGGGCATGGGCGGCACGGGCTCGCAGCCTTCGCAGGGCACGGGCGGCGCTGGCGCGCAGCAGGGAACCTCGGGCGAGCAGCAGCAGTACCCGGGCGGAAGCGGCCTGCCGCAGGCCACGCCTCCGGAGCGAGGCACGACAGGTGACGGCACGGGCGGCAGTGGCCAGGACGTGGGCACGAGCCACTCCGCGCCTCCAGCGCAGCCCTCGGACCAGAGCAGCGGCGACGTGGAGGGTCAGGGAGGGAGCGGCTCGCTCGACACGAACGTGCAGGAAGGCGCCACTCCTCCGCAGCCCGGAGCCCAGCCCAAGAACAGCGACACGCAGCCTCCACGCTGA
- a CDS encoding PAS domain S-box protein codes for MPVPPDAPSEHPPESPRTAQSEPASGADGRLPADAVLQARILESMAEGVSVSDEHGFIVYTNPAEDRMFGYGPGELVGQHVTVQNALPPEENARLVAEVITQLKARGVWSGEWDNRRKDGTRFVTRAHITGLELGGRTHWVCVQQDVTAHKRAEAERAALLEAEREARTRAERTAEYARRLQEVTQLLGQALSGKEVAGAVLDVGMASLGAANSAIWLVDGTGQWLELMQSRGYDAQTVETFSAFSLEAPVPVAESVRSGEPVWLRSWADYTARVPASDAWAHGVRWRDAMAAACLPLRVEGRAIGCVSFGFHGARPFEDVERWFLQILTQHAAQALERVRLFEEQLVTRARLEAIISASPAATVLVDGDGTVRLWNPAAERIFGWKAEEVVGRFNPLIPEEEQAAFLANLRRVERGATLMGEEVRRKTRERGLIDVELSAAPLRLQDGRLQVIALVTDITERKREEARTRFLAEASVLLSSSLDYEKTLAAVARAAVPSLADWCAFDMPEPDGTVRRVVVAHQDPERTRQAVDFNTRYPPVLSESGGIGKVLRTGEPDFVRYLSPEMVDATEPDPVRRAAVHALGIRSLICVPLRSRGRIIAALTLVYADSDRRYAEVDLHLAEEFALRAATAIDNAVLYREAQEAVAARDTFLGVASHELNTPLTSLSLLLQGLQRAVESLGLPARQSVGAKFQSAQRQVARLASLIRELLDVSRITEGRLKLEPEPMDLADLVREVAARVAEDAARADCELRLRVPASVAWVGDRLRLDQVVQNLLSNAIKYGHGQPVDVELEASEDGATLRVRDRGIGIAPEAQALLFQKFQRLSSERHYSGFGLGLWIVKQVVDALGGNIRVDSLPGQGATFTVVLPRGVKVPE; via the coding sequence GTGCCCGTACCTCCAGACGCACCGTCCGAGCATCCTCCCGAGTCTCCGCGGACCGCCCAGTCCGAGCCCGCGTCGGGCGCGGACGGGCGGCTGCCCGCGGACGCGGTGCTCCAGGCCCGCATCCTGGAGTCGATGGCGGAGGGCGTGAGCGTCTCCGACGAGCACGGCTTCATCGTCTACACGAACCCGGCCGAGGACCGGATGTTCGGCTACGGTCCCGGCGAGCTGGTGGGCCAGCACGTCACGGTGCAGAACGCCCTGCCGCCCGAGGAGAACGCGCGCCTCGTCGCGGAGGTCATCACCCAGCTCAAGGCGCGCGGCGTCTGGTCCGGTGAGTGGGACAACCGCCGCAAGGACGGCACGCGCTTCGTCACCCGGGCCCACATCACCGGGCTGGAGCTGGGCGGCCGCACGCACTGGGTCTGCGTGCAGCAGGACGTCACCGCGCACAAGCGCGCGGAGGCGGAGCGCGCCGCGCTGCTCGAGGCGGAGCGCGAGGCCCGCACCCGCGCGGAGCGCACGGCGGAGTACGCGCGGCGGCTCCAGGAGGTGACGCAGTTGCTCGGCCAGGCGCTCTCCGGGAAGGAGGTGGCCGGGGCGGTGCTGGACGTGGGCATGGCGTCGCTCGGGGCCGCCAACAGCGCCATCTGGCTCGTGGACGGCACGGGGCAGTGGCTGGAGTTGATGCAGTCGCGCGGGTACGACGCGCAGACGGTGGAGACCTTCAGCGCCTTTTCCCTGGAAGCGCCGGTGCCGGTGGCGGAGTCCGTGCGGAGCGGCGAGCCGGTGTGGCTGCGCAGCTGGGCGGACTATACCGCGCGCGTGCCGGCCTCGGATGCGTGGGCCCATGGCGTGCGCTGGCGGGATGCGATGGCCGCGGCCTGCCTGCCCCTGCGCGTGGAGGGGCGGGCCATCGGCTGTGTGTCCTTCGGGTTCCACGGCGCGCGCCCCTTCGAGGACGTGGAGCGCTGGTTCCTGCAGATTCTCACCCAGCACGCCGCGCAGGCGCTGGAGCGGGTGAGGCTGTTCGAGGAGCAGCTCGTCACCCGGGCGCGGCTGGAGGCCATCATCTCCGCGTCGCCCGCGGCCACCGTCCTGGTGGACGGCGACGGCACCGTGAGGCTGTGGAATCCCGCGGCGGAGCGCATCTTCGGGTGGAAGGCGGAGGAGGTGGTGGGCCGGTTCAACCCGCTCATCCCCGAGGAGGAGCAGGCGGCGTTCCTCGCCAACCTCCGGCGGGTGGAGCGCGGGGCGACGTTGATGGGCGAGGAGGTGCGCCGGAAGACGCGGGAGCGGGGCCTCATCGACGTGGAATTGTCCGCCGCGCCCCTGCGCTTGCAGGACGGGCGCCTCCAGGTCATCGCGCTGGTGACGGACATCACCGAGCGCAAGCGCGAGGAGGCCCGCACGCGCTTCCTCGCCGAGGCGAGCGTGCTGTTGTCCTCGTCGCTCGACTACGAGAAGACGCTCGCCGCGGTGGCACGGGCGGCGGTGCCGTCGCTGGCGGACTGGTGCGCCTTCGACATGCCCGAGCCCGACGGGACGGTGCGCAGGGTGGTGGTGGCCCACCAGGACCCGGAGCGCACGCGGCAGGCCGTGGACTTCAACACCCGCTATCCCCCGGTGCTGAGTGAGTCGGGCGGCATCGGCAAGGTGCTGCGCACCGGCGAGCCGGACTTCGTGAGGTACCTCTCCCCGGAGATGGTGGACGCCACCGAGCCGGACCCGGTGCGGCGCGCGGCGGTCCACGCGCTGGGCATCCGCTCGCTCATCTGCGTGCCGCTGCGCAGCCGGGGACGCATCATCGCCGCGCTGACGCTGGTGTACGCGGACTCGGACCGCCGCTACGCCGAGGTGGACCTGCACCTGGCGGAGGAGTTCGCGCTGCGCGCGGCCACCGCCATCGACAACGCCGTGCTCTACCGCGAGGCCCAGGAGGCCGTCGCCGCGCGCGACACCTTCCTCGGTGTGGCCTCGCACGAGCTGAACACGCCGCTCACCTCGCTGTCGCTCCTCCTGCAGGGACTGCAGCGCGCGGTGGAGTCGCTCGGGCTTCCCGCCCGCCAGTCCGTGGGCGCGAAGTTCCAGTCCGCGCAGCGGCAGGTGGCGAGGCTTGCCAGCCTCATCCGCGAGCTGCTGGACGTGTCGCGCATCACCGAGGGCCGGCTGAAGCTGGAGCCCGAGCCGATGGACCTGGCGGACCTGGTGCGCGAGGTGGCGGCGCGCGTGGCCGAGGACGCGGCGAGGGCCGACTGCGAGCTGCGCCTGCGTGTCCCCGCTTCGGTGGCGTGGGTGGGGGACAGGCTGCGGCTGGACCAGGTGGTGCAGAACCTGTTGTCCAACGCCATCAAGTACGGGCACGGCCAGCCGGTGGACGTGGAGCTGGAGGCCAGCGAGGACGGTGCGACGCTGCGCGTGCGCGACAGGGGCATCGGCATCGCCCCGGAGGCGCAGGCGCTCCTGTTCCAGAAGTTCCAGCGGCTCTCCAGCGAGCGGCACTACAGCGGCTTCGGCCTGGGGCTCTGGATTGTGAAGCAGGTGGTGGACGCGCTGGGCGGCAACATCCGTGTGGACAGCCTGCCCGGACAGGGAGCGACCTTCACCGTCGTCCTGCCACGCGGAGTCAAGGTTCCGGAGTGA
- a CDS encoding GNAT family N-acetyltransferase produces the protein MASDTSALLTTERLHLALLPPDAAWRVLAYHEANREHFGPVSPARPANFFSVTYWRTRLAQDREDFRHDLSLRLLLLPRSEPLATAPIVGSISLTHIRRGPLQAADLGYALDRQHEGRGLMTEGLRAVCDYAFGTMSLHRLQANHLPENLKSAAVLRRLGFVVEGYARDFLLIDGRWRDHVLTSLVAPHDDAR, from the coding sequence ATGGCCTCCGACACCTCCGCCCTGCTCACCACCGAGCGTCTCCATCTGGCGCTGCTTCCGCCGGATGCGGCGTGGCGGGTGCTCGCCTATCACGAGGCCAACCGTGAGCACTTCGGCCCGGTGTCTCCCGCGCGGCCCGCCAACTTCTTCTCCGTGACGTACTGGCGCACCCGGCTCGCGCAGGACCGCGAGGACTTCCGTCACGACCTGTCCCTGCGCCTGCTCCTCCTCCCCCGCTCCGAGCCCCTCGCCACCGCGCCCATCGTCGGCAGCATCTCCCTCACGCACATCCGCCGAGGCCCCCTCCAGGCCGCGGACCTCGGCTACGCGCTCGACCGCCAACACGAGGGACGGGGACTCATGACCGAAGGCCTCCGCGCCGTCTGCGATTACGCCTTCGGCACCATGAGCCTGCACCGCCTCCAGGCCAACCACCTCCCGGAGAACCTCAAGAGCGCCGCCGTCCTCCGCCGCCTCGGCTTCGTCGTGGAGGGCTACGCCCGAGACTTCCTCCTCATCGACGGCCGCTGGCGGGACCACGTCCTCACCAGCCTCGTCGCTCCGCATGACGACGCCCGCTAG
- a CDS encoding DUF1338 domain-containing protein has protein sequence MTTAHATRLLDLLWERYASEVPYARTFVQLSGGSFRNDHVALRSLARPGGGISLFAKPFERLGWKAAGAYTFPDAHLSAIYMSHPAGLPRVFISELKQEELSPRARELLAALPEDPPAPDDVDALAAWFTSPPPPDEAALLELEKESQYGAWLLAFGRKVNHFTGSVDDVEAWQRRMREAGVPMKADIEGAPGTSLRQTATHAAPLPVTLRGGGTRAWPYAYFEIAQRTPDFDGFLGPQARALFDMTKRG, from the coding sequence ATGACGACTGCCCATGCCACCCGCCTGCTGGATTTGCTCTGGGAGCGCTACGCCTCGGAGGTGCCCTACGCGCGCACCTTCGTGCAGTTGTCCGGGGGGAGCTTCCGCAATGACCATGTCGCGCTGCGCTCGCTCGCGCGGCCCGGTGGCGGCATCTCCCTCTTCGCGAAGCCCTTCGAGCGGCTCGGCTGGAAGGCCGCGGGCGCGTACACCTTCCCGGACGCGCACCTGTCCGCCATCTACATGTCCCATCCCGCCGGTCTGCCGCGCGTCTTCATCTCCGAGCTGAAGCAGGAGGAGTTGTCCCCGCGCGCCCGCGAGCTGCTCGCCGCGCTGCCGGAGGACCCTCCCGCTCCCGACGACGTGGACGCGCTCGCCGCGTGGTTCACCTCGCCGCCCCCGCCGGACGAGGCCGCGCTGCTGGAGTTGGAGAAGGAGTCGCAGTACGGCGCGTGGCTGCTCGCCTTCGGGCGCAAGGTGAACCACTTCACCGGCTCGGTGGATGACGTGGAGGCGTGGCAGCGGCGCATGCGCGAGGCGGGCGTGCCCATGAAGGCGGACATCGAGGGCGCCCCCGGCACGTCGCTGCGGCAGACGGCCACCCATGCCGCGCCGCTGCCGGTGACGCTGCGCGGTGGCGGCACGCGCGCGTGGCCCTACGCCTACTTCGAGATTGCGCAGCGCACGCCGGACTTCGACGGCTTCCTCGGGCCACAGGCGCGCGCCCTCTTCGACATGACGAAGCGCGGCTGA
- a CDS encoding DUF4398 domain-containing protein, which translates to MRPKLLAAVLCLTLFGCASKQVVPTHNESRVQAEASLKAAESAGASRVPEAAQHMEFARQQIADAERLLVEGEQEAADMRFRQAEADADLALALARSIPLEREAQRATQQAEAARRSLQ; encoded by the coding sequence GTGCGCCCGAAGCTGCTTGCCGCCGTGCTGTGCCTGACCCTCTTCGGGTGTGCCAGCAAGCAGGTTGTTCCCACCCACAACGAAAGCCGCGTGCAGGCCGAAGCCTCGCTGAAGGCCGCGGAGAGCGCCGGCGCCAGCCGCGTCCCCGAGGCCGCCCAGCACATGGAGTTCGCCCGGCAGCAGATTGCCGATGCCGAGCGGCTGCTCGTCGAAGGAGAGCAGGAGGCCGCGGACATGCGCTTCAGGCAGGCCGAGGCGGATGCGGACCTGGCGCTCGCGCTGGCCCGCTCGATTCCCCTCGAGCGTGAGGCGCAGCGTGCCACCCAGCAAGCCGAGGCCGCGCGGCGCAGCCTTCAGTGA
- a CDS encoding alpha/beta hydrolase family protein — MRRVARIFGLGAVLLGSGPVLAQQQQADAGVESRRAEVALQGAVAKALRPSLDSVHEALQRTVRFRQVALSPNGRRVAWVESGTEAAGANPGGSVIQVLDLTESDAKPVRVTVCLGLRSCNESSVTWSPDGRRLAFLSDAGLGGTAQLYVASVSDGPVRKLTSFSVPVASPRWSPDGDSIGLLVMEGEGAEHAKGPTGPQARETGVVQEAHPVRRVAVVSVDDGGLRSVTPENLFVYEYAWSPDSDQLAVTAAPPPGDANWWVAKLYVVEVKSARARLLYTPKWQMTEPTWSPDGKQLAFIEGLMSDQGSNGGDVYVVPVAGGKARNLTPGMKATATSLDWMKQGQVTFGAQVMGDSALASVDPVKGGVTIRWRGPERVSAGGVVGASLADDGETSAVVRESFTRAPDVWVGPVGEWKPVTKHNADVKLPVGVVRSVTWQSEGREVQGWLLAPPTPPVGSAKAPMVTVIHGGPASAVVSSFNSQALMLTSQGYYVFFPNPRGSFGQGEEFVQANRRDFGYGDMRDIMSGVDAVLASEPVDAARLGVTGWSYGGYMTMWAVTQTQRFRAAVAGAGISNWQSYYGTNHIDTWMLPYFGASVYDEPDVYARSSPINFVKLVRTPTLLQHGERDVEVPASQSYEFFKALKSLGVETQLVIYEDEGHGLRKPEHGKDRTKRMVEWFDAHLPPPNIPGAKVSVPMR; from the coding sequence ATGCGGCGGGTGGCGCGAATCTTCGGACTGGGCGCGGTGCTGTTGGGCTCGGGGCCGGTGCTGGCACAGCAACAGCAGGCGGACGCGGGCGTCGAGTCGCGCCGCGCGGAGGTGGCGCTGCAGGGCGCGGTGGCGAAGGCGCTCCGCCCGTCGTTGGACTCCGTCCATGAGGCGCTCCAGCGCACGGTGCGCTTCCGGCAGGTGGCGCTGTCGCCCAACGGCAGGCGCGTGGCGTGGGTGGAGTCCGGCACGGAGGCGGCCGGGGCGAACCCGGGCGGCAGCGTCATCCAGGTGCTGGACCTCACCGAGTCGGACGCGAAGCCGGTGCGCGTGACCGTCTGCCTGGGGCTGCGCTCGTGTAACGAGTCGTCGGTGACGTGGAGCCCGGACGGGCGGCGGCTGGCGTTCCTCTCCGACGCGGGGCTGGGCGGGACGGCGCAGCTCTACGTGGCCAGCGTGTCGGACGGGCCGGTGCGCAAGCTGACGTCCTTCTCGGTGCCGGTGGCCTCTCCGCGGTGGTCTCCGGATGGGGACTCCATTGGCCTGCTCGTCATGGAGGGCGAGGGCGCCGAGCACGCCAAGGGCCCCACCGGCCCGCAGGCCCGCGAGACGGGCGTGGTGCAGGAGGCCCACCCGGTGCGGCGCGTGGCCGTGGTGTCCGTGGATGACGGCGGGCTGCGCTCGGTGACGCCGGAGAACCTGTTCGTCTACGAGTACGCGTGGAGCCCGGACAGCGACCAGCTCGCGGTGACGGCGGCGCCTCCGCCGGGGGACGCGAACTGGTGGGTGGCGAAGCTGTACGTGGTGGAGGTGAAGTCGGCGCGCGCGCGGCTTTTGTACACACCGAAGTGGCAGATGACCGAGCCGACGTGGAGCCCGGACGGGAAGCAGCTCGCGTTCATCGAGGGGCTGATGAGCGACCAGGGCTCCAACGGCGGGGACGTGTACGTGGTGCCGGTGGCGGGCGGGAAGGCGCGCAACCTCACGCCGGGGATGAAGGCCACGGCGACGAGCCTGGACTGGATGAAGCAGGGGCAGGTGACGTTCGGCGCGCAGGTGATGGGCGACTCGGCGCTGGCGTCGGTGGACCCGGTGAAGGGCGGGGTGACGATTCGGTGGCGAGGCCCCGAGCGCGTCAGCGCGGGCGGGGTAGTGGGTGCGTCGCTGGCGGATGACGGCGAGACGAGCGCGGTGGTGCGCGAGTCCTTCACGCGCGCGCCGGACGTGTGGGTGGGGCCGGTGGGTGAGTGGAAGCCGGTGACGAAGCACAACGCGGACGTGAAGCTGCCGGTGGGCGTGGTGCGCAGCGTGACGTGGCAGAGCGAGGGGCGGGAGGTTCAGGGGTGGTTGCTGGCACCGCCCACGCCGCCGGTGGGCAGCGCGAAGGCGCCCATGGTGACGGTGATTCACGGCGGGCCGGCGTCGGCGGTGGTGTCGAGCTTCAACTCGCAGGCGCTGATGCTGACGAGCCAGGGCTACTACGTGTTCTTCCCCAACCCGCGCGGCAGCTTCGGGCAGGGGGAGGAGTTCGTGCAGGCGAACCGGCGGGACTTCGGGTACGGCGACATGCGCGACATCATGTCGGGCGTGGACGCGGTGCTGGCGAGCGAGCCGGTGGACGCGGCGCGGCTGGGCGTGACGGGGTGGAGCTACGGCGGCTACATGACGATGTGGGCGGTGACGCAGACGCAGCGCTTCCGGGCGGCGGTGGCGGGCGCGGGCATCTCCAACTGGCAGAGCTACTACGGGACGAACCACATCGACACGTGGATGCTGCCGTACTTCGGCGCGTCCGTGTACGACGAGCCGGACGTGTACGCGCGCAGCTCGCCCATCAACTTCGTGAAGCTGGTGCGCACGCCGACGCTGCTCCAGCACGGCGAGCGGGACGTGGAGGTGCCGGCGTCGCAGAGCTACGAGTTCTTCAAGGCGCTCAAGTCGCTGGGCGTGGAGACGCAGTTGGTCATCTACGAGGACGAGGGCCACGGGCTGCGCAAGCCGGAGCACGGGAAGGACCGGACGAAGCGGATGGTGGAGTGGTTCGACGCGCACCTGCCGCCGCCGAACATTCCCGGTGCGAAGGTGTCCGTGCCGATGCGCTGA
- a CDS encoding sensor histidine kinase translates to MSFIEDVKDYLQRVHDSKDVQEPTPPILLEPEWIRAETLRLLERLESKSPEPRSRSAHTKTYLQWMAGERAVGFADILATLLQESFLAGASRTEIEDYVRLAIAKRIGLKERAATLTRDLELEHLSEQAWAESDSPVGGPDDWHSIPDYAREIRATRVVRDRVELTPIGNVLLALTGRDAVQWLLNVEAAQSTGPDDDWRLSRGAAERLLKSPRFVEEPGYWRIVDHGLSWSTLRRLRALGLLQVVDEMALEEDETDLFGYELLEPGIRALEVLLTPNGTPFSVLAATLSQDEALAALEGSSGRALPEASLNTSAMATARQARLVAHEIRNALIPAQVALSSLYGALGGSSAETELTRLRPRIDPGINRVLKFVNDLLKTSELATRPPEAFNLFRAVVDAKSSISTTLGIGVSGSMDLPSVLGYRERFVLAVVNLLRNAEQVGAKNVDITVTLEDDSQNLLLLVDDDGPGVSVEHRERIFQRGVTLRTGGAGEGLALVKEVIEFELRGKIACVDKPGGGARFQMRLPVAERSLR, encoded by the coding sequence ATGAGCTTCATCGAAGACGTGAAGGACTACCTGCAGCGAGTCCATGATTCGAAAGACGTTCAGGAACCCACGCCCCCCATCCTGCTGGAGCCAGAATGGATTCGTGCGGAAACGCTGCGACTCCTCGAACGACTCGAGAGCAAGTCTCCCGAGCCACGTTCCCGGTCGGCCCACACGAAGACCTATTTGCAATGGATGGCTGGGGAGCGCGCCGTTGGGTTCGCAGACATTCTCGCAACACTCCTCCAGGAGAGCTTCCTGGCTGGAGCCTCACGCACCGAAATAGAAGACTACGTCAGACTGGCCATCGCGAAACGCATCGGTCTGAAGGAGCGAGCGGCCACTCTCACAAGAGACCTGGAGCTGGAACACCTTTCCGAGCAGGCATGGGCTGAGAGCGATTCACCGGTAGGTGGACCGGATGATTGGCACTCGATTCCTGACTACGCCCGCGAGATTCGCGCGACACGTGTTGTGAGAGACCGCGTCGAACTGACGCCTATCGGCAACGTTCTCCTCGCCCTCACGGGACGTGACGCTGTTCAGTGGCTTCTGAATGTCGAAGCGGCTCAGTCCACCGGCCCCGATGATGACTGGCGCCTGAGCCGCGGAGCCGCGGAGAGACTGCTGAAGTCACCTCGGTTCGTGGAGGAACCTGGCTACTGGCGCATCGTCGATCACGGCCTGTCCTGGTCCACTCTGCGCCGCCTGCGGGCCCTCGGGTTGTTACAGGTCGTCGATGAAATGGCTCTCGAGGAAGACGAGACCGACCTGTTCGGCTACGAGCTCCTCGAACCGGGTATCCGCGCACTGGAGGTGCTACTCACCCCCAACGGAACTCCCTTCTCCGTCCTTGCCGCCACGCTCAGCCAGGACGAAGCGCTCGCCGCGCTAGAGGGTAGCTCCGGCCGGGCACTCCCGGAGGCCAGCCTCAACACTTCCGCCATGGCCACCGCCCGCCAGGCCCGCCTCGTCGCGCATGAAATCCGCAACGCCCTCATCCCCGCCCAGGTGGCACTGAGCTCCCTCTACGGCGCACTCGGTGGAAGCAGCGCGGAAACAGAACTGACCCGACTCCGCCCTCGCATCGACCCCGGCATCAACCGCGTCCTCAAGTTCGTCAACGACCTGCTCAAGACCTCCGAGCTGGCCACCCGCCCTCCCGAGGCCTTCAACCTCTTCCGTGCCGTGGTGGACGCCAAGTCGAGCATCAGCACCACGCTCGGCATTGGCGTGAGCGGCTCCATGGACCTGCCCTCCGTGCTCGGCTACCGCGAGCGCTTCGTCCTCGCCGTGGTCAACCTGCTCCGCAACGCCGAGCAGGTCGGAGCGAAGAACGTCGACATCACCGTCACCCTGGAGGACGACAGCCAGAACCTGCTCCTCCTCGTGGACGACGATGGCCCCGGCGTCTCCGTCGAACATCGCGAGCGCATCTTCCAGCGAGGTGTCACCCTTCGCACAGGCGGCGCGGGCGAAGGGCTCGCCCTCGTGAAGGAGGTCATCGAGTTCGAGCTTCGTGGGAAGATTGCCTGTGTGGACAAGCCTGGGGGCGGCGCCCGTTTCCAGATGCGGCTGCCTGTGGCAGAGAGGAGCCTGCGATGA
- a CDS encoding response regulator — protein sequence MIPLGNVLVVDDEQPFFETYRDLLQREGYHVDWAADREAALSKLRTSTWDVVILDQRLRGEAGGDVGIDLVSEIVPTGAKVIIATAYADERMIERAFKDGAYDYLEKVSTLPMMLRIKVRNASETVRERRRAALTDAEREKEIRNLWDAVRTEADRNRKGQLLEDLMVLLFRTVPGFIHTETRRKGPEEELDLFIRNESSEPFWARDGSQYVIVECKNWSKPAGPNELVVFRDKMLNRGGRCRLGFFVAVGGFTEGFSSRSATFRKDDLLVVPVGPEDLDELVNAKDRSAVLKKLHGNAVMAGNGHH from the coding sequence ATGATTCCCCTGGGCAACGTGCTGGTCGTCGACGACGAGCAGCCCTTCTTCGAGACCTACCGCGACCTCCTCCAGCGCGAGGGCTACCACGTCGACTGGGCCGCCGACCGCGAGGCCGCCCTCTCGAAGCTCCGCACCTCCACCTGGGACGTCGTGATTCTGGACCAGCGCCTGCGCGGCGAGGCCGGCGGCGACGTGGGCATCGACCTCGTCTCGGAAATCGTCCCCACGGGTGCAAAGGTCATCATCGCCACCGCCTACGCGGACGAACGGATGATTGAGCGCGCCTTCAAGGACGGCGCCTACGACTACCTGGAGAAGGTATCCACGCTTCCCATGATGTTGCGCATCAAGGTCCGCAACGCCTCCGAAACCGTGCGCGAGCGGCGCCGCGCCGCGCTCACCGACGCGGAGCGCGAGAAGGAAATCCGCAACCTCTGGGACGCTGTCCGCACCGAGGCGGACCGCAACCGCAAGGGCCAGCTCCTCGAGGACCTCATGGTCCTCTTGTTCAGGACGGTGCCGGGCTTCATCCACACGGAGACCCGCCGCAAGGGCCCCGAGGAAGAGCTCGACCTCTTCATCCGCAATGAGTCCTCCGAGCCTTTCTGGGCCCGCGACGGCTCTCAGTACGTCATCGTCGAATGCAAGAACTGGTCGAAGCCAGCCGGCCCCAATGAGCTGGTCGTCTTCCGGGACAAGATGCTGAACCGTGGGGGCCGATGCCGCCTCGGCTTCTTCGTCGCAGTGGGAGGCTTCACGGAAGGCTTCTCATCCCGCTCCGCCACGTTCCGTAAAGACGACCTGCTCGTCGTACCCGTGGGCCCGGAGGACCTCGACGAATTGGTCAACGCCAAGGACCGGAGCGCCGTGTTGAAGAAGCTCCACGGCAACGCGGTCATGGCGGGCAACGGCCACCACTGA